A window from Sinorhizobium fredii encodes these proteins:
- a CDS encoding P-loop NTPase fold protein, whose translation MSTATADHWVNDRLGRKNDAEFLYNFLVGQYQKRLADGRTASYVLNVDSEWGGGKTFFLEGLAADIKSRGHLVASINAWRDDHAQDPYVAIMAAIDDAFAPYIRDPGRVRKA comes from the coding sequence ATGAGCACCGCAACAGCTGATCATTGGGTAAATGATCGTCTGGGACGCAAGAACGACGCTGAATTCCTCTACAATTTTCTTGTAGGCCAGTATCAGAAGCGGCTAGCCGACGGTCGCACTGCCTCGTACGTCTTGAACGTCGATTCGGAGTGGGGTGGTGGCAAAACATTTTTCCTTGAGGGATTGGCAGCGGATATCAAGTCGCGCGGTCACTTGGTTGCCTCGATAAACGCTTGGCGCGATGACCATGCCCAAGATCCCTATGTGGCAATAATGGCCGCGATCGACGACGCTTTTGCCCCCTACATTCGCGACCCGGGAAGGGTACGCAAAGCGTGA
- a CDS encoding KAP family P-loop NTPase fold protein yields MTGAIAKGLLKKHTGVSLDELTDIVADEGTLADAIETAVDEGSKAVSGELEKLFDSSLEALIEGFQRTNQATTDFREKLQISIAALSAEKNAPFFVLVDELDRCRPTYAVQLLERVKHLFDVEGVIFVFATNSDQLQHSIAGAYGPGFDGFRYLKRFFDRTYVFDKPSIENMVESLCANLPKAKLKAPEDRLSEAIALGCKAFDLDLRAVVQVVEMIDATATAWPHELPADISLVLPACAHFYLSGKAEWPQTALPALKRWVIERFVRRNFEGKTVDRSIKFGEIYAHATSIFRSLEEVRNDRRRSGDSIAADYVASVFDGEHNGIQVDPKKPSIQTEILGIVANAGRMMIKTSDNV; encoded by the coding sequence ATGACAGGCGCGATCGCAAAGGGGCTCCTGAAAAAGCACACAGGCGTTTCACTGGATGAGCTGACCGATATCGTTGCAGATGAAGGTACGCTTGCTGATGCTATCGAAACCGCGGTTGACGAAGGTTCAAAAGCCGTATCCGGAGAACTGGAAAAGCTTTTCGACTCTTCTCTGGAGGCCTTGATCGAAGGTTTTCAGCGGACCAATCAGGCGACGACGGATTTCCGTGAGAAACTGCAGATATCGATAGCAGCACTATCCGCTGAGAAAAATGCGCCGTTCTTCGTTCTGGTAGATGAACTAGACAGGTGCAGGCCCACGTACGCAGTCCAGCTCCTTGAGCGCGTGAAACACCTCTTTGACGTTGAAGGTGTGATTTTCGTCTTTGCTACAAATTCCGATCAGCTGCAGCATAGCATAGCAGGCGCATATGGCCCTGGCTTCGATGGTTTTCGGTATCTCAAGAGGTTCTTCGACCGTACCTATGTTTTCGACAAGCCGTCGATTGAGAATATGGTCGAAAGCCTCTGTGCAAATCTTCCAAAGGCAAAACTAAAAGCGCCGGAAGATAGGCTATCAGAAGCGATCGCTTTGGGATGCAAGGCGTTTGACCTCGATTTACGTGCGGTCGTTCAAGTGGTCGAGATGATCGACGCCACTGCAACGGCGTGGCCCCATGAGTTGCCAGCGGACATCTCACTCGTCCTCCCCGCATGCGCTCATTTTTATCTTTCGGGAAAAGCGGAGTGGCCCCAAACGGCACTGCCCGCTCTAAAGCGCTGGGTTATCGAGCGCTTCGTCCGCAGGAACTTCGAGGGAAAAACGGTCGATCGCTCTATAAAGTTTGGCGAAATCTATGCACACGCCACTTCGATCTTCCGGAGTCTTGAGGAAGTTAGGAACGACCGACGCCGATCTGGGGACAGCATAGCAGCTGACTATGTAGCGTCGGTGTTCGATGGGGAACACAACGGAATCCAAGTCGATCCTAAGAAGCCGAGCATTCAGACCGAAATCTTGGGCATTGTCGCAAACGCAGGGCGAATGATGATCAAAACCTCGGATAATGTCTGA
- a CDS encoding RNA polymerase subunit sigma-70, translated as MTYSRQTGGRPPHQPDEELRMVVELLAGAAVPQAEICGVLEIDPKTLRRHYRRELDRGAAKVEAALVMHLHRIASGSDGTALRAIQFALRARFGWSEFTSLTICR; from the coding sequence ATGACCTATTCGCGCCAGACAGGAGGTCGACCGCCCCATCAACCGGATGAAGAGCTGCGCATGGTCGTCGAACTGCTGGCCGGTGCCGCCGTCCCGCAAGCGGAAATTTGTGGTGTGCTTGAGATCGATCCGAAGACATTGCGACGTCATTATCGTCGGGAGCTTGATCGGGGTGCGGCCAAAGTCGAAGCCGCGCTGGTTATGCATCTTCACCGCATCGCGAGCGGCAGCGATGGCACAGCGCTACGGGCAATCCAGTTCGCGCTTCGTGCAAGATTCGGCTGGAGTGAATTCACGTCTCTGACGATTTGCCGTTGA
- a CDS encoding phage major capsid protein, translated as MIYPQKHLTRQARALLAAGACFHRKDAGNDDDPFAALTKAFGTHTEEVLRRLGGTDQDVAAIKEQLAEIEQRAARGSFGGSNHHFESWGAQVADAPEIKALADGGERGKARILVKALTSDMASAGALAPPDRQRNITLLPKRRLTVRDLLGIGQTSSNSVEFMKQSGFTNSAAPVAEGALKPESQITFELADAKVKTIATWIKASRQILADAPLLRSTVDGELTYAIAFVEEGQLLHGDGTGQNLHGIIPQATAYETTRNQAGDTRFDTILHAIEQAEIADLPASGVILPTSDWFAMVGTKGDDGHYLSGLGPLANVPPRLWQLPVVWTNCLAAGDFVVGAFESAVTLFDRQQTTIEVGHVNDDFIRNLLTILAEERVALAVKRPEAIIHGSFPTA; from the coding sequence ATGATCTACCCTCAGAAGCATCTAACGCGCCAGGCACGCGCCCTGCTGGCCGCTGGCGCGTGTTTTCACCGCAAGGACGCAGGTAATGATGACGATCCGTTCGCGGCACTCACCAAGGCGTTCGGCACCCATACCGAAGAAGTCCTGCGACGCTTAGGTGGCACTGATCAGGATGTCGCAGCGATCAAGGAACAGCTTGCGGAAATCGAGCAGCGTGCCGCACGCGGTTCCTTCGGCGGCAGCAACCACCATTTCGAAAGCTGGGGCGCGCAGGTCGCTGATGCGCCCGAGATCAAGGCGCTTGCCGACGGGGGTGAGCGTGGCAAGGCACGCATTCTCGTCAAGGCCCTGACTTCAGACATGGCATCGGCTGGCGCGCTTGCTCCACCTGACCGGCAACGCAACATCACGCTGCTGCCCAAGCGTCGGCTCACCGTGCGCGATCTTCTCGGCATCGGTCAGACCAGCTCGAACAGCGTCGAATTTATGAAACAAAGCGGGTTCACCAACTCCGCAGCACCGGTTGCGGAAGGTGCCTTGAAGCCGGAATCGCAAATCACTTTCGAGCTGGCCGATGCGAAGGTAAAGACGATTGCCACTTGGATCAAAGCCAGTCGCCAAATCCTCGCCGATGCGCCTCTGCTGCGCTCGACGGTCGACGGCGAACTGACCTATGCGATTGCTTTTGTCGAGGAAGGGCAACTGTTGCATGGTGACGGGACCGGGCAGAACCTGCACGGCATCATCCCGCAAGCGACGGCATACGAGACGACGCGCAATCAGGCGGGCGATACGCGCTTCGACACGATCTTGCACGCGATAGAGCAGGCCGAGATTGCCGACCTGCCTGCTTCCGGCGTCATCCTTCCGACCAGCGATTGGTTCGCCATGGTCGGCACCAAGGGCGACGACGGACACTATTTGTCCGGCCTTGGCCCGCTGGCGAACGTGCCGCCCAGACTGTGGCAACTGCCCGTCGTTTGGACGAACTGCCTTGCAGCCGGTGACTTTGTGGTCGGCGCGTTCGAGAGCGCCGTGACCTTGTTCGACAGGCAGCAGACCACGATTGAGGTCGGGCATGTTAATGACGATTTCATTCGCAATTTGCTCACGATTTTGGCGGAGGAACGGGTCGCGCTGGCGGTCAAGCGGCCCGAGGCAATCATCCACGGATCGTTCCCGACGGCGTGA
- a CDS encoding HK97 family phage prohead protease, with translation MEPRLPDRSNIERQPRVHAPFGSSPMQKFNPQTRFAAALDLDVKADNEGVLTGYASLFDVVDRQSEIVRPGAYRRTLAEHKMQGTSPALLWSHKLDRPIGRWVELREDQRGLWAKGKLSLNTDAGKQAYAHLVNGDLDGLSIGFVVPEDGRKYLGDGTFELLEIELVEISVVTAPANQGARISSVKALSTKSEFVDLFRASGLSKATARRAAAGAWRALQDDDTHENAKALISAIEAATALIRSK, from the coding sequence ATGGAGCCACGGCTACCAGACCGTTCCAACATAGAACGACAACCGCGCGTTCACGCGCCGTTTGGTAGCAGCCCTATGCAAAAATTCAATCCGCAAACCCGCTTTGCCGCCGCGCTCGATCTCGACGTAAAGGCCGATAACGAAGGCGTTTTGACCGGATACGCATCTCTTTTCGATGTGGTCGACCGGCAATCCGAAATCGTTCGCCCGGGCGCGTATCGCCGCACGCTTGCCGAGCACAAAATGCAAGGCACCAGCCCGGCGCTTCTGTGGAGCCACAAACTCGACCGCCCCATCGGGCGATGGGTCGAACTTCGGGAGGATCAGCGCGGCCTGTGGGCGAAGGGCAAGCTGTCGCTAAACACCGATGCCGGTAAGCAGGCCTACGCGCATCTGGTCAACGGCGATCTGGACGGCCTGAGTATCGGCTTTGTCGTGCCCGAGGACGGTCGCAAATACCTCGGCGATGGAACCTTCGAGCTGCTCGAAATCGAACTCGTGGAAATCTCTGTCGTGACCGCGCCTGCCAATCAAGGCGCGCGCATTTCATCGGTCAAGGCGCTCTCCACGAAGTCCGAATTCGTCGACCTGTTCCGAGCAAGCGGCCTATCCAAGGCTACCGCAAGACGTGCGGCGGCAGGTGCGTGGCGGGCGCTTCAGGATGACGACACGCACGAAAATGCAAAGGCGCTAATTTCGGCCATCGAGGCCGCCACAGCGCTCATCAGGAGCAAGTAG
- a CDS encoding bifunctional DNA primase/polymerase has translation MAVDLVSAALQYAALGWPVFPVNPRNKRPLVEHGLKAATTDADTITAWWRKFPKAMIGLVTGAPSGLVVLDIDQDEAKGLDGGASLAALLNGAGVTETLTARTPRGGQHLYFAHPHDRVIRNSASKLGPGLDVRGDGGYVIAPPSINAADAAYQWEPSWRPIQPCPAWLLPKPEARRPKPNGHDTSAHLDDARRRAYGETALRGECDKVACALEPRRNDTLFKSGCRLFELVASGILSESEVRDALWSASRACGLDDDEIGGTINSAYEHGSQQPRGPRPNSDSNRSYRPQQDNGSATGTANGHAIEHSEIYDAADLRFQTFAPLRQIAGEIIVEGLTVLAARPKVGKTWLMLDIAIAVSEGGYCLGNLECEQGDVLFLALEDNPRRFQRRLTKLLGVHKREWPRFKVAHKWPRADQGGLDQLRNWIASAENPRLIVIDVFARFRKPVPAGKQNYDTDYGSISELQSLAAEIGVAIVVVHHLRKSEADDDPLDTVSGTLGLTAAADSILVINKTAQGTSIYGRGRDTDEIDLAMKFDPETARWTILGERPEVERSDERRAIIRVLEEAGEPMSPKDIAAALGRKDVSVRALLSKMLKKGEITQPKYGVYAISSPPGNSGNTGNSSTEEGSETQQNQGFWWNR, from the coding sequence ATGGCCGTCGATCTGGTCTCAGCCGCCCTGCAATACGCCGCCCTCGGCTGGCCGGTCTTTCCGGTCAATCCAAGGAACAAGCGCCCGCTGGTCGAGCACGGCCTGAAGGCCGCCACGACCGACGCTGACACGATCACCGCATGGTGGCGGAAATTCCCCAAGGCGATGATCGGCCTCGTGACTGGCGCGCCGTCCGGGCTGGTCGTGCTCGACATCGATCAGGATGAAGCCAAGGGACTCGACGGCGGGGCGTCATTGGCCGCGCTGCTCAATGGCGCAGGTGTGACGGAAACCCTCACAGCGCGCACGCCGCGCGGTGGCCAGCACCTCTATTTTGCGCACCCGCATGATCGGGTCATCCGCAACAGCGCCAGCAAGCTCGGCCCCGGCCTCGATGTGCGTGGTGACGGCGGCTATGTCATCGCGCCACCTTCGATCAATGCCGCCGATGCCGCCTATCAGTGGGAACCATCGTGGCGACCAATCCAGCCTTGCCCGGCGTGGCTGCTGCCGAAGCCGGAAGCGAGGCGACCGAAGCCAAATGGTCACGACACGAGCGCGCACTTGGATGACGCGCGCCGCCGCGCCTATGGCGAAACCGCTTTGCGGGGCGAATGCGATAAGGTTGCTTGTGCACTTGAACCTCGTCGCAATGACACGCTCTTCAAAAGCGGCTGCCGTCTGTTCGAACTCGTCGCGAGCGGCATCCTAAGCGAAAGCGAGGTCCGCGACGCTCTATGGTCGGCATCCCGCGCCTGCGGCCTCGATGACGACGAGATCGGCGGAACGATCAACAGCGCCTATGAGCACGGTTCGCAACAGCCGCGAGGGCCGAGGCCGAACAGCGACTCCAATCGCAGCTATAGACCGCAGCAAGATAACGGCAGCGCCACGGGCACGGCGAATGGCCACGCTATCGAACACTCCGAAATCTACGATGCCGCCGATCTGCGCTTTCAGACCTTCGCGCCGCTGCGGCAGATCGCTGGCGAGATCATCGTCGAAGGTCTGACGGTACTCGCCGCCCGTCCGAAGGTCGGCAAGACCTGGTTAATGCTCGACATCGCGATTGCCGTCAGCGAGGGCGGCTATTGCCTCGGAAATCTTGAGTGCGAGCAGGGCGACGTGCTCTTTCTCGCCTTGGAAGACAATCCACGGCGGTTCCAGCGGCGCTTGACGAAACTGCTCGGCGTTCACAAGCGGGAATGGCCGCGCTTCAAGGTCGCGCATAAATGGCCGCGCGCCGATCAAGGCGGGCTCGACCAGCTTCGCAACTGGATAGCCAGCGCTGAAAACCCCCGGCTGATCGTCATCGATGTTTTCGCCCGCTTCCGAAAGCCGGTGCCAGCCGGAAAACAGAATTACGATACCGACTACGGCTCAATCAGCGAGCTGCAGAGCCTTGCCGCCGAGATCGGTGTGGCCATCGTGGTCGTGCATCACCTTCGCAAGTCCGAAGCCGATGATGATCCTCTCGATACGGTGAGCGGCACGCTCGGGCTGACCGCCGCCGCCGACAGCATTCTTGTCATCAATAAGACCGCGCAAGGCACGTCGATCTATGGGCGCGGGCGCGATACCGACGAGATCGACTTGGCGATGAAATTTGACCCGGAGACTGCGCGCTGGACCATCCTCGGCGAGCGCCCCGAGGTCGAGCGCAGCGACGAGCGGCGCGCCATCATCAGGGTTCTGGAAGAAGCCGGAGAACCAATGTCGCCAAAGGACATCGCGGCAGCGCTTGGCCGCAAGGATGTAAGTGTCCGGGCTTTGCTTTCGAAGATGCTCAAGAAGGGCGAGATCACCCAGCCGAAATACGGCGTCTATGCCATTTCTTCACCCCCCGGCAACAGTGGCAACACCGGCAACAGTAGCACCGAAGAAGGCTCGGAAACCCAGCAAAACCAGGGTTTCTGGTGGAACCGCTAA
- a CDS encoding helix-turn-helix transcriptional regulator — protein sequence MTRLLRFVHLKERQIVQNWPQLRRMVERYGFPPGLLLGPNTRAWREDEVEQWLASRPTAPKPEPRKSTAHKSAIEIAVER from the coding sequence ATGACCCGTTTGCTTCGCTTCGTCCATCTCAAAGAGCGTCAGATCGTGCAGAACTGGCCGCAACTGCGCCGCATGGTTGAGCGCTATGGCTTCCCGCCCGGTCTACTGCTGGGCCCCAATACTAGGGCGTGGCGTGAGGACGAGGTCGAGCAATGGCTTGCCAGCCGTCCCACTGCGCCAAAGCCAGAACCACGCAAATCCACGGCGCACAAATCCGCCATAGAAATTGCTGTCGAACGATGA
- a CDS encoding tyrosine-type recombinase/integrase, whose amino-acid sequence MTRRKTLSDLGVQNLKPKAARYIFPDPELGGHYVRVMPTGSKSFVALARDPNGKQVWATIGATDLYDIEKARELAREAIKRIKAGFPPFEQKEKPDTFKDVADDWLRRHVQQKGLRSEAEVTRLLNAHVLPLWKDRLFHTIRRSDVTALLDEVEDDHGARQADYVLAIVRGIMNWYAARHDDYHPPIARGMRRTDPKSRKRARILDDKEISAVWSLAEKNGTFGAIIRLALLTAQRREKIGAMKWDDIAADGVWNIPSEARQKGVGGALQLPEAARKIVAGQNRIGENPYVFPGRGNGHFQGWSPCKRVFDEKLLTGLREDMAERGDYPDLAKLEPWVIHDLRRTARSLMSRAGVRSDIAERVMGHVIPGVEGVYDRHSYFEEKKDALNRLAALIETIVNPPAANVTPLRAAL is encoded by the coding sequence TTGACACGGCGAAAAACCCTTTCGGACCTCGGCGTCCAAAACCTCAAACCCAAGGCGGCGCGTTACATTTTTCCCGATCCAGAGCTAGGCGGGCATTACGTCCGCGTGATGCCAACTGGCAGCAAGAGCTTCGTGGCGCTGGCCCGCGACCCAAACGGAAAACAAGTCTGGGCGACAATCGGTGCGACCGATCTTTACGACATCGAAAAGGCCCGCGAACTGGCCCGCGAGGCGATCAAGCGCATCAAGGCCGGCTTCCCCCCATTCGAGCAGAAGGAAAAGCCGGACACCTTCAAGGATGTAGCTGACGATTGGCTGAGGCGACATGTCCAGCAGAAGGGTTTGCGCTCAGAGGCGGAAGTGACGCGCCTGCTAAACGCCCATGTGCTCCCCCTCTGGAAGGACCGCTTGTTTCATACGATCCGGCGGAGCGACGTGACGGCGCTCCTCGATGAGGTGGAGGATGACCATGGCGCACGGCAGGCAGACTATGTACTCGCCATCGTGCGCGGGATCATGAACTGGTATGCGGCGCGGCATGACGATTACCACCCGCCAATCGCGCGCGGCATGCGGCGGACGGACCCAAAGAGCCGCAAGCGTGCCCGCATCCTCGATGACAAGGAAATCAGTGCTGTCTGGTCGCTGGCAGAGAAAAACGGCACCTTCGGCGCGATCATCCGGCTGGCGCTGTTGACGGCGCAACGGCGCGAGAAAATCGGCGCGATGAAATGGGACGATATCGCCGCCGACGGTGTTTGGAATATCCCGAGCGAGGCGCGCCAGAAAGGCGTGGGCGGCGCTCTGCAACTACCGGAAGCGGCGCGGAAGATCGTCGCAGGGCAAAACCGCATCGGGGAAAATCCATATGTATTTCCCGGACGCGGGAACGGTCATTTTCAGGGCTGGAGTCCGTGCAAGCGAGTTTTTGATGAAAAACTATTGACCGGCTTGCGCGAGGACATGGCCGAGCGAGGCGACTATCCCGATCTGGCAAAGCTTGAACCGTGGGTTATCCATGATCTACGCCGTACGGCACGCTCGCTCATGTCCCGCGCCGGAGTCCGATCCGATATCGCCGAGCGAGTCATGGGCCACGTTATCCCCGGCGTCGAGGGGGTTTACGACAGACACAGCTATTTCGAGGAAAAGAAAGACGCCCTGAATCGGCTGGCGGCGCTGATCGAAACAATCGTCAATCCGCCTGCGGCCAACGTCACGCCATTGAGGGCAGCTCTGTGA
- a CDS encoding c-type cytochrome: MIRARFTQEMPAQQPAPSPPQECEFGTSTIVHAADRLLNAFLWKRRPLQPQHLVLFALACGFALGSGGFSQDAAADKLYKVVDGMADARTYNGYRRYHGGCNHCHGPDGVGSTIASSLVDRPLDIENFRRVVRDGQSSSENSFMKGFADDPNFAPYIDDIYAYLQARADGALGRGRPKRLEP; this comes from the coding sequence GTGATTCGTGCGCGCTTCACTCAGGAGATGCCGGCCCAGCAGCCCGCCCCCTCACCACCGCAGGAATGCGAATTCGGGACGTCGACCATCGTACACGCGGCCGATCGCCTCCTAAACGCCTTCCTGTGGAAGAGGCGTCCATTGCAACCGCAGCACCTGGTTCTATTCGCCCTCGCCTGTGGCTTCGCGCTCGGTTCCGGGGGATTTTCGCAGGACGCCGCGGCCGACAAGCTCTATAAAGTTGTCGATGGCATGGCCGATGCGCGGACCTACAATGGTTACCGACGTTATCATGGCGGGTGCAACCATTGCCACGGCCCCGATGGAGTGGGCTCGACCATTGCGTCCTCTCTTGTCGACCGGCCGCTCGATATCGAGAACTTCAGGCGCGTTGTTCGCGACGGCCAGAGCAGCAGCGAAAACTCGTTCATGAAAGGGTTCGCCGACGACCCCAATTTCGCGCCTTATATCGACGACATTTACGCCTATCTGCAGGCCCGCGCCGACGGCGCACTCGGCCGGGGGCGGCCAAAGAGACTGGAGCCGTAG
- a CDS encoding ATP-binding protein, which produces MEDNTKSHTDLFVGMRPSTRTNLIVVCYTPEGEFAMLLDREGPLEALLAAIRSAAVGRGSTVLLEGEAGIGKSSLLREFAEQVDKDCRVLWGWCEALFTPCPLGPLQDMGQSFDPRVAALLDQAAPPERLFPALLNVLQHASSAIILIFEDVHWADNATLDLVRYLGRRISLLPTVLVLSLRSDEIGADHPLTHVLGDLPSASVTRIVLEPLSPAAVAILAEQAGRCAADLYRITEGNPFFVTELLASGATEPGRVPDSIRDAVWARLSRLTAGEREVLEVISIVPGSVEPSLTRALLGVEAEALVDQCVARGLLRRDNQGDVTFRHELARQATLDRLAPTLQRSLHAKVETALSQVLTTQASTLLSRRVHHAAGADDGARVLELAPQAAAHAARLGAHREAASHLAMALRYVARAAPELTARLYEDWAYEAGLTLLVYEPVIEAHHRAIAIWRELGRIDRIGPNLCRLSRLHWRRGEGQPAEDYAEQAVREMEKLPPGSELAMAYSTRSQLHMLHYRFDEAIDWGMRAIALGDRLGEIETRVHALNNVGTALLFAARPGGRERLEESLALALEHEFHDHAARAYTNFAECAVVSKDFVLAERLLAEGIAFASRHDLDSAAQYLLGRQAQLRMEQGRFREAETIAQGVMNLVRLPMVMHLPALTVLGTVRVRLGEPGGLALLQQALHEGLATGEPQRIVPVRLALAEAAWLAEDHSAGHEQLTAVAAMDLDNFRSWDFGELAVWWQRCGMATPLPESKVQIPLPRSAELRGDPLAAAAEWDRLGLPYEAALALMQVRGGGTGPALARAVTMFESLGARPAAALARKQAQRLGIAGQLPKSRRGPYGTARRHPLGLTRHEQQVLALIAAGMSNKEAAQRLSRSPRTIEHQVSAVLGKFNAANRMEVLLRLRGEPWLLSTADALQTVEN; this is translated from the coding sequence TTGGAAGACAATACGAAAAGCCATACCGATTTATTTGTCGGAATGCGGCCTTCAACGCGCACAAACCTCATCGTTGTTTGCTATACTCCCGAAGGGGAATTCGCGATGCTGCTCGATCGAGAGGGTCCACTCGAGGCTTTGCTGGCCGCAATACGGAGTGCGGCGGTCGGTCGGGGCAGCACAGTGCTGCTGGAAGGCGAAGCCGGGATCGGCAAGAGTTCTCTCCTGCGCGAGTTCGCCGAGCAGGTGGATAAAGACTGCCGGGTGTTGTGGGGCTGGTGCGAGGCGCTTTTCACGCCGTGTCCGCTCGGACCTTTGCAGGACATGGGGCAATCGTTTGACCCGCGCGTGGCAGCACTGCTCGATCAGGCGGCTCCGCCAGAGCGCCTCTTTCCGGCGTTATTGAATGTGCTCCAGCACGCCAGTAGTGCGATCATACTCATCTTCGAGGATGTACACTGGGCCGACAACGCGACGCTGGACCTTGTGAGATATCTTGGTCGCCGCATCTCGTTGCTTCCCACCGTGCTGGTACTCAGTCTGCGCAGCGATGAAATCGGCGCCGATCATCCCCTGACGCACGTGCTCGGCGATCTTCCGTCCGCGTCAGTCACGCGCATAGTGCTTGAACCGCTGTCTCCCGCAGCAGTGGCCATACTGGCTGAGCAGGCGGGCCGCTGCGCCGCTGATCTCTATCGCATTACGGAGGGCAATCCCTTTTTCGTCACCGAACTTTTGGCAAGCGGCGCGACCGAGCCTGGGCGCGTACCGGATTCGATACGCGATGCGGTCTGGGCGCGCCTGTCGCGGCTGACAGCGGGTGAGCGTGAAGTACTTGAAGTGATCAGCATAGTGCCAGGCAGCGTGGAGCCTTCCCTTACCCGGGCTCTGCTCGGTGTCGAGGCCGAGGCACTGGTTGACCAGTGCGTGGCGCGCGGACTGTTGCGGCGAGACAACCAAGGGGACGTGACGTTTCGACATGAGCTTGCCCGGCAGGCGACGCTCGACCGGCTGGCACCGACCCTTCAGAGGTCACTCCATGCAAAGGTGGAGACAGCGCTGTCGCAAGTCCTCACGACACAAGCATCTACCCTGCTTTCACGCCGGGTACACCACGCGGCTGGAGCCGATGATGGGGCACGCGTTCTCGAACTCGCGCCGCAAGCCGCAGCGCATGCGGCGCGTCTGGGCGCCCACCGAGAGGCGGCCTCGCATTTGGCGATGGCTCTCAGATACGTTGCGCGGGCGGCACCGGAGCTGACCGCACGGCTTTACGAGGACTGGGCTTACGAGGCCGGACTGACGCTCCTCGTCTACGAACCGGTGATCGAGGCGCACCATCGTGCCATCGCGATCTGGCGCGAACTCGGACGCATCGACAGGATCGGTCCCAACCTGTGCAGGCTATCGCGGCTGCACTGGCGCCGCGGCGAAGGCCAGCCGGCAGAGGACTACGCAGAGCAGGCGGTGCGCGAAATGGAAAAGCTGCCGCCCGGCTCGGAACTGGCGATGGCCTATAGCACACGCTCTCAACTTCATATGCTCCACTATCGCTTCGACGAAGCGATAGATTGGGGGATGCGGGCGATCGCACTCGGCGACCGATTGGGTGAGATCGAAACGCGCGTTCACGCTTTGAACAATGTCGGCACCGCGCTCCTTTTCGCCGCCCGCCCGGGCGGCCGCGAGCGGCTTGAGGAAAGCCTGGCACTGGCGCTCGAGCACGAGTTCCACGACCATGCGGCGCGAGCCTACACCAACTTCGCGGAATGCGCGGTCGTGTCCAAGGACTTTGTCCTGGCCGAACGCCTGTTGGCCGAAGGCATCGCATTCGCCAGCAGGCACGATCTCGATTCGGCAGCGCAATACCTGCTCGGTCGACAAGCGCAGCTTCGGATGGAGCAGGGCCGTTTTCGCGAAGCTGAGACCATTGCGCAGGGCGTCATGAATCTGGTACGCCTGCCGATGGTCATGCACTTGCCGGCGCTTACCGTGCTCGGAACTGTGCGTGTGCGGCTGGGCGAGCCCGGTGGTTTGGCGCTTCTCCAGCAGGCCCTCCATGAGGGATTGGCGACGGGAGAGCCCCAGCGTATCGTGCCAGTCCGCCTGGCGCTGGCCGAAGCGGCCTGGCTTGCCGAAGATCACAGTGCTGGTCACGAGCAGTTGACTGCCGTCGCGGCAATGGATCTCGACAATTTCCGTAGCTGGGACTTCGGCGAACTGGCGGTCTGGTGGCAGCGATGCGGTATGGCCACGCCGCTGCCGGAGTCGAAGGTACAGATTCCCTTGCCGCGCTCTGCCGAACTCCGCGGCGATCCCTTGGCGGCGGCAGCCGAATGGGATCGCCTCGGGCTTCCCTATGAAGCGGCGCTCGCCCTGATGCAGGTTCGCGGAGGCGGTACTGGGCCGGCACTGGCTCGCGCCGTCACGATGTTCGAGTCGTTGGGGGCGCGTCCCGCTGCGGCGCTGGCGCGGAAGCAGGCGCAGCGCTTAGGTATTGCGGGCCAATTGCCGAAGAGCCGCAGGGGGCCATACGGGACCGCCCGCCGTCACCCGCTCGGGCTGACGCGGCACGAACAACAAGTGCTCGCCTTGATCGCGGCGGGCATGAGCAACAAGGAAGCCGCCCAGCGTCTGTCACGCTCTCCGCGCACGATCGAGCATCAGGTCTCGGCCGTGCTTGGCAAATTCAACGCCGCCAACCGGATGGAAGTGCTCCTGCGCCTGCGCGGCGAGCCATGGCTCCTGTCAACCGCCGACGCCCTGCAAACTGTCGAAAACTAG